Below is a window of Desmonostoc muscorum LEGE 12446 DNA.
TGGCGGCGGAAAAAAATACTACATCCCTAACAAGAAATAAAATCCAATCTTTCCTAAGTTCTTGTTTAAACTTGAGTTCTCGAAGTTTGCGCTCAAGTTCTACATCTTCTTGTGATTGTAAGCTTCCTATTGATAGAACCAGCGGCTTGTTACCCTTGGTGGCAATTATTTTTGATAAATCTTTTATATCTGTCACGTTTTTTTAGATACCAATAACTTCAGTTTCTAGGTTTTGGTTTTCATCTACAATCCAGATATGCTTGCCTTTTTGCTTGGCTTCTACTGCAACTTCTAGAAGTGCGATCGCCTTTAACAGCACCTCAGCATTATCTCCATGAATATGTTGCGCCAGATTGCTTATTGCCTCATAAAGTTCTGGCGATAAATCTAAATTTATTTGAATGCGTTGATTTTTTCCTTCTATAATCATTTGTAAAGTATTTGCATGAAAATATTACTGTCGAATGCCTTTGATAAATTCTTTTCTAGCTTCATTTATCGAAGGCATTAAAACACAATGTACTAACAAATTTATATCTAACTCTGGTAATAATTTACTTTGGGCAATTTGTTCATAGTTATCATGACTGAGGTGATATAAAGATAACTGATTATTTTCCCAAAACCAAACTTCAGTAATTTTAAAGCGCTTGTACTTTTCTAATTTATCTATACTGCCACTAGTAATATTTATTTCAATTGCTAAATCAGGATTTTCTTTCTTTTCTCCTAGATAATAAGATTCATCAGGCTCAAAAGAAGTACCTTGTTCTTTTCCTCGACGGGTAGCGCTACCTACAGGGATAAAATTTATGCCTATTTCAAAAAAGTATGTTTCTAGGAATATAGCCAGAATACTTTTGATAAGCTTGTGTTGTTCACCAAGAGTCATAAATTCTATACACCCATCAAGATAAGTTATCCGCAAACCTGGCGCATCTGCCGTTAAAGCTTCAAGTTTCTCAAATTCTTCCCAAGTGTAATAGCCCGGTAACAGAAACCGCTGTTCTTCTAGGGTGGTAAATTTATCTAAAATTTGTGAAGTCATAATAGATACAGGGATGATTATTGAGTAAATAGTTCAGAAGCTATAATGGCGTAGACGCAAAGCGGTTTGTCGTCAGACATCGCTTACAGTAAGACTTGAATATATTTCGTCAATAACTTATTCTACGGTGCGTGTATTTTTCCAGGTGCAATATCTTAAGTATATTATATTTGCCTCAGGCTGTAAGAATTGATAACTATTAGAGAGTATAGAAATCCGGTTTTATTTTTGAAAAGATACAGCGTATTTCAGGTAAATGAAGTACACGGGTAGGGGCACAACATGTTGTGCCCCTACTGTACCTCACGCCTGTTCCAATTCGCTGTATGTAGGGTGTGTTAGCGACAGCGTAACGCACCATTTTTAAGGGTTTGGTGCGTTAGAACTATAATACTTAGATTTTGTTCCAAATTCAAAACAACGATTCGTTTCAAAATCAGGTATGAACCCTGTTTTAGTTCTCAATTCTGCTGTACAAAGTCTTTTACAACAAGCTTTTACCTCGTTGATAAATTTCCCCTGCATAATCAGTCCAAGCACCTTGTCCCCAATAACGAAAACAACTAGTTTGCAGTAAAAGGTTATGTAGAAGAATATTGCGGTATTGAGATTGTTTGGTAACAGGTTCTACTGAATCAATTTGCTGTAATGAATCAAATTTTTGATGAAATAAACTGCTTAATTGATACATGGGAGACAAGACATTTTCATAGCCTTTTACCCAGCTAATATGATTTGTCCATGAGGCTCCATCCATATGAAAATTAGGGTTGATTTGTTTTAATTCTTGAATGGCATTCTCCACAGCTTCAGGTTGGGAATTTTCTGGTGAAATTCGCTGCCAAATCTGATGTTGTCCTACTGGCTGGCAAGTTGGGTAATCTTCAGGTTTGCATCCAGCAGCTTCTATTAATTCTAAATATTCTGTGCCGCATATCCCAACAACACCTGATTTTCCGCCACCATGATTTACCATATCCCACCAAGCTTGTTTAAAAGCGCTAGGAAATTCATTCATCATAACGCCGCCATTTTCACCATCTCCAATTTGACTAACTATTGGCGGCACAAATACGCTTCCTAGTTGTTGTTTAGATAAGGTTTTTGCTTCATAATAAGGCTGCATTTGAGCAACTAATTTAGTATCGGAACCTTGAGTTTTAATTAAAGCTGTAATACTAATTGTTTCGCCTTGAGAATTGCGGGCAACCAGACGATGTGGCAAATGTTTGTGGGTGAGAGATTCACCGCTAATTGTTTCCACAGAATGTTCTTGAACGAGTAGCCAGCGATATCCACATTCTTTGAGCGCTTTGACGAATTCAAAGAGAGCATCAGGGTGATTTGGTAGATGCATTTCTGGAGGTGAAAATCCTTTGACTCGTGCTAATGCTTCCCAACCAAAAATTGCGGCAAAGTTATGTTGCCATGCAATTATATGTAATTTAATGTCTGCTATGGGAGTGGAAGGAATAACAGCATGACTCCACATTGTACCCAGCCATTCTACATAAGGTTGATAGGTACGATCGCAAGTAATACGTTTCAAGTTATCAAGAATATCATCGCGCCCCATTTGCCGCAGTCCCCACAACAGATTACCTGAGTAATCCAACATCACGCGGGGATTACAACCTTGATTTACAAGTTCGGGAATGAAATCTCCCATGCGGCTGTAACAATAAGCAAAAGGCGCTGCATTATGGTTATCTCCTTCGTTGGAATGTTCAAACATGTATTGCAGATGGCTGATGAATGTACCACCAGATCCAGCAGGGATCGTGGGCTGGTGCATATGTAAGGCGATCGCAAATACAGCATTTATCTCATCTAACTTAATATTCGTTGTTGGTAAAAATACAGGTGCATCATGGTTAACTACAGAGGTAATTTCTGTTTCCCAACCAGAAATGTTCGGTAAGCCATCAATGATTTCGGGCAAAAAAGAGAGATTGGTAGGTAGTGTCTGCATTTCTGGTTGCTCCGAAACAAGGTATATCTAGTTATGCGATCCCACTTGGACGATACTACCGATCGCGCATTGCTAGACGGCAACTATTTAAAAGTACATCAAGTTCCTTTACAACTTGAAAGGGATTTTTTCCTCTGAACACAGATGCGATCGCAGCTTCATAAGGATTTCTGCCTGTCTTTTTAACGCCAGCGATCGCATCTTGATTAGAGAATTCACGAATACTAACTAACCATGCAGCTAACACATGACCAGTGCGACCAATACCACCAGAACAGTGTACAACTACTTTTTCACTTTGTTTGTCTGCTGCTACTAAAAAAGGAAGTATTTTCTGTGTGAGTGTTTCTAAACTAGAGAAATGAAAATCTCTAATCGGTGCCCAGCAAACTTGTTGACTACCAAATTCTTGTTGATATATGCCTAAAAGATTAGAGTAAGGAGCTAGTTGCTTTTCCGTCAGAAGACAGCAAACTCGTTTGATATTTTGCTGTTTCATGAACTCAACCCAATCAGATACCTGTTGATTCGAGTGGCCTGGCCTACAAGCGCCAAATACAATCAGCTCACCCTCCCAAGCAGCAGCAAATTTGTATGTACCTCTAGTCATGTGTTCTGATGGCTGTGGGTTGTGTTCATTATACGGATAGTTACAGCGACTTGGGTTGACATTGATTTTTTCTAAACCAGAGCAAATCGCCAAAACGCTGGATTTTGGTTAAAAAGCTCAGTTTTTGTTCAGGCTGTCGTCTTCTTGGCGCTGGCGGAGTCGCTATTTGTAAAATCAGTTCTAGCAACCAAGGGGCGAGGCGTTGGCACCACACAGCTAGATGACTTTGCCATCCGACTAAAATTTCTGCTGAATCATTTTGCATTCCAGCGACGAGTGCTTGAGCCACTTGCTGGGGAGTCATGGGGATCACCCAGCGAAATAATTTTAAGTCCCGCACCATGTCTGTGTCTGTGAGGGAAGGCAGTAATGCAATCACTCGGATATTGTGTTGGGCGAGTTCCCGACGCAACGCTTGGGTAAATCCTAAGATGGCAAATTTGGTAGCCGAGTAAGTCGCCATCGTCGGTGCTGCAATTTTCCCCATCAGACTCGATACATTGACGATTGTCCCTTGTCTTTGGCTGGCCATACGTCGAGCTATCAGACTCGTGAGGTTGTACATTCCCAATAGGTTTACAGAAAGCTCTTCTTGAACTTGGGGGAGTTTAGATTGCAAAAACGAGCTTTGATATGCGACTCCTGCACAATTAACCAGCAGATGAATCGGGCCATAGTTGCGCCAAACTTGAGCAATGGTGACATTCACATCAATTACCTGAGTCAAATCTAAGGCAACGATCGCAGTCTCCACACCCATCGCCTCAATTTTGTTCGCCACCTCAACTAACTTGTGGCGATCGCGTGCTACCAATATCAGCCGCTTGATGCCTTGTTTGGCTAGTTCCAGAGCGATCGCCTTACCAATACCACGAGAAGCCCCTGTAATTAGGGCTACTTTACCTTGAATCTCCATTGATTTTATCCTCCAAAATCTAATTAGGGATTGGGCAAAAAGGGCATTGGGCGTTGGGCATTGGCTATGGGGCATTGGTTATTAATTATTCTTGCCTGCCCCTCATCCCACCAGTCGCTAATTCCCACTCCCTAGTTCCCAGCTCCCAATCCCTAGTCACTTGAAAACCCTTTAGCAACGAGATATTTCTTGGTTAATCTGCAATCCTTCGTAATTGTCTATACGAGGCAGAAATTTCTCGTTTTTGACTCGTTAATTACTAACACACTGGGCTGAATCTACATAGCTCATAGATTTTATTTCTCCTCGATTTGAGCGTTCATCAGCATCGTTTACAAACACACGTTAGCAATTAAATCAAGTCATTGCAACATCTTTTAATAAGAATTTCTTAATACTTGTTAACACAAGTATATATATACAAAAGATTTTATGAAATAAGTTTTTATGAATACCTAAGTACAAATATCTCAAAGCCCTGACAATTAATTTCTGTTTTAGGAAATTGTTATATCTAAGTCACAGCTTAGAAATAAAAAAGACATATTTAGCAATCCTATTTAATGTGTAAGAATTTCCAGCCGCAGATGCCAACTTATCAAAGAATTGTAGTACCTTGTTTGTCACGCATTATTTAAGATTGCTATCTTATTTTTCTTATGATTGTAATAATTTTATTTTATTAAAAATTTGCGTAGTACTATCAGTATATTTACTGATTTATTTAAAGTAAAGGTTTGTGGCTGTTATTTTTTATCGTAAGAAAAAAAGGCTATATGCTGATCTAAAATAGAAATTACGGCAGCATATTTGTATATCCAAAATTTAATAGAAATGCTAATTTGTTTGGGTTTAGCTTTGAGATTATCAAAGGAATGCTTGAGAGTTACCTTGTTTATGTCAATCCTCAATTATTAATGAATAAGAAGATCCCCGACTTCTCTAAGAAGTCGGGAATCTAAACCATAAGTCAACATAATTCATAAAAATCCTTACGGGAGTTTGGAAACCCAGTCGCTTTTAGCCCTGGGAGGAAAAACGACACGGCGGGATTTATCCCGCAGTATCTCTTTGTTGACTAGACTATGCTTTCGCTGTAAACTAGTGTCTATAGCGAGACTTGTTTGATGTATCTGACGCAAAAGAACCAAATCAGAGAACTGAATAAATCTGAATTTGTTGCTCTGCGCGAGTTGTGCCGACTGAGTAAGAACCTCTATAACGTAGGTTTGTACACGGTGCGGCAATACTTTTTTCAGGAGCGTAAACACTTGCGCTATGAATCTGCTTACCATCTGTGCAAAACCAATGAGAATTACAAGTTCCTCAATACAGACATTGCACAGCAAACACTGAAAGTAGTAGACAGAACATTTAAAAGCTTCTACGGATTGATTAGTGCAGTTAAAAACGGAAGTTATCAACAGAAAGTGAAACTTCCTAACTACCTGCCAAAAGATGGATATTTCTTGCTGATAATACCTTGTGGTTGGATGACTCGGAAAGATAAACCAAAAACTCCTAGACTTGCCATTAAGAATGGTAGATTTAGAGTTCCAATGTCTAACGAGTTCAAAAAACAACATGGGGAGATTTGGGTTAATTTCCCCAAACGAATTAATTATGAATCTCTTAAAGAGATTCGCATTCACCCAAAATACAATGCTAGATATTTTGAGGTTGAATTTATCAGCGAAGTTGATCCTGAACCGATAGAGGTTAAAAGTGGTAGTGCTATTAGTATTGATTTGGGAGTAGATAATCTCGCAGCTTGTGTTGATACCAATGGGGCATCCTTCCTTGTGGATGGTAAACCAATTAAATCTATTAACCAGTGGTTCAACAAGCGTAACGCCAAACTGCAATCTATTAAAGATAAGCAGGATATCAAAGGCATCACTAATCAACAGGTGAAGCTCACGGCAAAACGCAATAATCAAGTCAGAGATTACCTGAACAAGACAGCACGATTTATCGTGAACCACTGCATCCAGAATAGTATTGCTAACTTGATTGTGGGGTACAATCCCGGCATCAAACAAGAAATCAATATTGGTGGACGCAATAATCAAAACTTTGTCCAGATACCTTTTCACAGTTTGCGTTCTAAGTTGAAGGCAATGTGTGAAAGATACGGGTTGAACTATCAGGAACAAGAAGAATCTTACACCAGTAGCGCAAGTGCGATTGATGGTGATGAGATACCTGTTTACAACGCCGACAATCCCGCATATTACCAGTTTTCTGGTAAACGAATTAAACGTGGATTGTACAGAACAAAAGATGGACATTTAGTTAATAGTGATTTAAATGGTTCACTGAATATCGGAATCAAAAGTAAGCACAATGGCTTTGTCGGAGTGTCTAGAGGGTCTTTGATCGCCCCAAGAAGGATTAATCTTCTTAAATTGGAGAAGTGGAGAGCGACGGCTTTAGCCTCCCTCGGAACAACTTCTTAGAATCCCCTCGGCTTTAGCCGAGGGGAGAGTCAAAATTACTAATACTCTTTGAATGCTACCTTAAGTGTATATACGTAATTATTCACGACTGCTGTTAGCGGTAACGGGGCGTTTAGCCCGTTAGGAGCAGGCGCACTGGCGGCACACTCCCCACTCCCCATATTTCTTGAAAGTTATTGTTTTAGTTCTTGTCCCTGAGAAGTCGCAGGTTGAGGATTTGATGGTCGAAATGACTGAGGAATTGAGCCATTCCAGAGTTGACTAAATTGATCTGGTGTCAAGGACTGTAAAAGACTCAGCTTTAGAGACTCTTGACTGATGAACTGGGCGTAAGACGGCTGTAAATAGGAGCGATATTCAGGGCGGTTGAGGAGATGGGTTGACAAAAAAGCTACGCTTAAAGCGTTGAGATAGGAATAAACAGGAGTAGGTTTGGGGCCTAGTAACGCAGGCGGCACAGGTAATACACTGTTCTCAGGAGTGGGTTCGGCGATCGCCGAAAAGTGGGTGGCGTTTTCAATCAAAGCAAGGTATTTATTGGAATCAGTCAGCCAGGTAAAGGGGAGAATCTGCTCAAAGACCGGTGGGGCAAAAATATCTTGACTACCAGCTACCAACATTACCGGAATTTTAATTTGACTGATGCCACCCTGACCCAAAACTGAACTGTCAATGGGATTAATCGCCATGACAACCTTAATGCGATCGTCTTTGAGTTCGTAATTTTTTGGGGATAACTCAGCAGCTTGGCACTGCAACAACAGTGACAAATTAAAGTATGAATTGTTGGGATTACAGTCTTGGTAAAGTTGATTAAAGTTAATCGTCGCTCCTGCGAGAGTCAAAACAGTATAACCACCAAAAGACTGACCGATCGCCCCAATTTGCTGAAAATTAAGTTTTCCCTTGAGGGAGGGATCGGATTTGTCCAAACGTTCAAGTTCATTGAGTAAATACTTGATATCCAAAGGTCGGTTGATAAATTCTGCTGGTTCCGGTGGCCCTGCTAAACCTGCAAAATATAGCTGAAAGCGTTCAGCATTACTACCAGGGTGTTCCAGCACCGCAACCGCAAAACCATAGGATGTGAGATGTTGAGCTAGGTAAGCAAAGGTAGAGCGATCAGAAGCGAGACCATGAGAAATTACGATTAGGGGATACGGCGGTTTTGCTTGGGTTTGAGAATTGCCTTCAGGTAAATAAATATCTACTGGGAGACGGCGATTGCGAGAAAAGTCATTTAGTTCCAGGCTTTTTTTCTGCCAAGTGAATTTCCCTGGCGATCGCAAGTCTGGTTGTTGTGAGAAATCAACGGTTGAATTGGCAGCTTGGGCGATCGCTTCTTGTTGCAGAAAAGCCACAACTTCATCCTTTTTTTCCAGCAGTTGTGACAAGTTATCGACTATCCTTAGCCCCTCTGAATAATTCAGCCTGATAGTCTGACTAGGAAATCTCCGCAGCAAATTCAAAACAGTCAAGCCTTGGGGATCAGTAGCAGCTAAAATGAAAGCCGCACGTATAGCATAGAAACCGTTTTGTCGAGACTCAGTGAGGAGTAATTCTCCCAT
It encodes the following:
- a CDS encoding protein-tyrosine phosphatase family protein; translated protein: MTRGTYKFAAAWEGELIVFGACRPGHSNQQVSDWVEFMKQQNIKRVCCLLTEKQLAPYSNLLGIYQQEFGSQQVCWAPIRDFHFSSLETLTQKILPFLVAADKQSEKVVVHCSGGIGRTGHVLAAWLVSIREFSNQDAIAGVKKTGRNPYEAAIASVFRGKNPFQVVKELDVLLNSCRLAMRDR
- a CDS encoding DNA-binding protein, whose protein sequence is MIIEGKNQRIQINLDLSPELYEAISNLAQHIHGDNAEVLLKAIALLEVAVEAKQKGKHIWIVDENQNLETEVIGI
- a CDS encoding RNA-guided endonuclease InsQ/TnpB family protein, with product MYLTQKNQIRELNKSEFVALRELCRLSKNLYNVGLYTVRQYFFQERKHLRYESAYHLCKTNENYKFLNTDIAQQTLKVVDRTFKSFYGLISAVKNGSYQQKVKLPNYLPKDGYFLLIIPCGWMTRKDKPKTPRLAIKNGRFRVPMSNEFKKQHGEIWVNFPKRINYESLKEIRIHPKYNARYFEVEFISEVDPEPIEVKSGSAISIDLGVDNLAACVDTNGASFLVDGKPIKSINQWFNKRNAKLQSIKDKQDIKGITNQQVKLTAKRNNQVRDYLNKTARFIVNHCIQNSIANLIVGYNPGIKQEINIGGRNNQNFVQIPFHSLRSKLKAMCERYGLNYQEQEESYTSSASAIDGDEIPVYNADNPAYYQFSGKRIKRGLYRTKDGHLVNSDLNGSLNIGIKSKHNGFVGVSRGSLIAPRRINLLKLEKWRATALASLGTTS
- a CDS encoding glycosyl hydrolase family 57 codes for the protein MQTLPTNLSFLPEIIDGLPNISGWETEITSVVNHDAPVFLPTTNIKLDEINAVFAIALHMHQPTIPAGSGGTFISHLQYMFEHSNEGDNHNAAPFAYCYSRMGDFIPELVNQGCNPRVMLDYSGNLLWGLRQMGRDDILDNLKRITCDRTYQPYVEWLGTMWSHAVIPSTPIADIKLHIIAWQHNFAAIFGWEALARVKGFSPPEMHLPNHPDALFEFVKALKECGYRWLLVQEHSVETISGESLTHKHLPHRLVARNSQGETISITALIKTQGSDTKLVAQMQPYYEAKTLSKQQLGSVFVPPIVSQIGDGENGGVMMNEFPSAFKQAWWDMVNHGGGKSGVVGICGTEYLELIEAAGCKPEDYPTCQPVGQHQIWQRISPENSQPEAVENAIQELKQINPNFHMDGASWTNHISWVKGYENVLSPMYQLSSLFHQKFDSLQQIDSVEPVTKQSQYRNILLHNLLLQTSCFRYWGQGAWTDYAGEIYQRGKSLL
- a CDS encoding SDR family NAD(P)-dependent oxidoreductase codes for the protein MEIQGKVALITGASRGIGKAIALELAKQGIKRLILVARDRHKLVEVANKIEAMGVETAIVALDLTQVIDVNVTIAQVWRNYGPIHLLVNCAGVAYQSSFLQSKLPQVQEELSVNLLGMYNLTSLIARRMASQRQGTIVNVSSLMGKIAAPTMATYSATKFAILGFTQALRRELAQHNIRVIALLPSLTDTDMVRDLKLFRWVIPMTPQQVAQALVAGMQNDSAEILVGWQSHLAVWCQRLAPWLLELILQIATPPAPRRRQPEQKLSFLTKIQRFGDLLWFRKNQCQPKSL
- a CDS encoding Uma2 family endonuclease produces the protein MTSQILDKFTTLEEQRFLLPGYYTWEEFEKLEALTADAPGLRITYLDGCIEFMTLGEQHKLIKSILAIFLETYFFEIGINFIPVGSATRRGKEQGTSFEPDESYYLGEKKENPDLAIEINITSGSIDKLEKYKRFKITEVWFWENNQLSLYHLSHDNYEQIAQSKLLPELDINLLVHCVLMPSINEARKEFIKGIRQ
- a CDS encoding alpha/beta hydrolase translates to MKKFWRYLGLSFVSTFLTATPGLGAERISFYYPPFGEFSLSVDSLETFAKTGKIDEDFSFYASRATPEQLAQLRDLLRQRFNITPTLVSQVTYSPIGEKVMQRMGELLLTESRQNGFYAIRAAFILAATDPQGLTVLNLLRRFPSQTIRLNYSEGLRIVDNLSQLLEKKDEVVAFLQQEAIAQAANSTVDFSQQPDLRSPGKFTWQKKSLELNDFSRNRRLPVDIYLPEGNSQTQAKPPYPLIVISHGLASDRSTFAYLAQHLTSYGFAVAVLEHPGSNAERFQLYFAGLAGPPEPAEFINRPLDIKYLLNELERLDKSDPSLKGKLNFQQIGAIGQSFGGYTVLTLAGATINFNQLYQDCNPNNSYFNLSLLLQCQAAELSPKNYELKDDRIKVVMAINPIDSSVLGQGGISQIKIPVMLVAGSQDIFAPPVFEQILPFTWLTDSNKYLALIENATHFSAIAEPTPENSVLPVPPALLGPKPTPVYSYLNALSVAFLSTHLLNRPEYRSYLQPSYAQFISQESLKLSLLQSLTPDQFSQLWNGSIPQSFRPSNPQPATSQGQELKQ